The Oncorhynchus tshawytscha isolate Ot180627B linkage group LG30, Otsh_v2.0, whole genome shotgun sequence genome includes a region encoding these proteins:
- the LOC121841369 gene encoding keratin-associated protein 10-1-like gives MKDVYRKALVECCTPLSKALVKCCTPLSKALVKCCTLLSKALVKCCTPLSKALVKCCTPLSKALVECCTPLSKALVKCCTPLSKALVKCCTLLSKALVKCCTPLSKALVKCCTPLSKALVKCCTPLSKALVKCCTPLSKALVKCCTPLSKALVKCCTPLSKALVKCCTPLSKALVKCCTPLSKALVECCTPLSKALVQSGGWYLSSLC, from the coding sequence CAAGGCCCTGGTCGAATGTTGCACCCCGCTGAGcaaggccctggtcaaatgttgcACCCCGCTGAGcaaggccctggtcaaatgttgcACCCTGCTGAGcaaggccctggtcaaatgttgcACCCCGCTGAGcaaggccctggtcaaatgttgcACCCCGCTGAGCAAGGCCCTGGTCGAATGTTGCACCCCGCTGAGcaaggccctggtcaaatgttgcACCCCGCTGAGcaaggccctggtcaaatgttgcACCCTGCTGAGcaaggccctggtcaaatgttgcACCCCGCTGAGcaaggccctggtcaaatgttgcACCCCGCTGAGcaaggccctggtcaaatgttgcACCCCGCTGAGcaaggccctggtcaaatgttgcACCCCGCTGAGcaaggccctggtcaaatgttgcACCCCGCTGAGcaaggccctggtcaaatgttgcACCCCGCTGAGcaaggccctggtcaaatgttgcACCCCGCTGAGcaaggccctggtcaaatgttgcACCCCGCTGAGCAAGGCCCTGGTCGAATGTTGCACCCCGCTGAGCAAGGCCCTGGTCCAATCAGGAGGGTGGTACTTAAGTTCCTTGTGCTAA